AAATAATACTTTCCACATTTTACCAATTTTACACTCAAACATATAAAAACGTCTATCAAATATTTAATACgtgtcaattttttttatgaataattaacatCTTAcgtattaataaatatataaagctctcacaaaattttttccatataatagacatatatttaatttaattcacacattttaaatatacttcATATTTAGAgcgaaacaaaaaaaattataatagagACCAAAGCTAAACCTGatatttagaaaacaaaaatttaccaaaacatgAAGGCCTAAACAAGCAATTTGGTAAACCAAGAGGGACCAATGCTGCTGTCTACTCCTTTGGTGTCTTCTCCTACTTCACATAATATCCAAGTTGACATTTGTTTTAACTCGATTATCATAAACATTATTATCAATGTAAAAGGACATGAGTTAGAATGTGCTGATACAcattatcttattatttatgagttagagagagattataaataattttagacattatgttaaaaaattacataacaTAATACGGAAAGATAATATActttatttatacaataaaattatgaaaaaaagttaataataaatattattaatgtattaatttaatacgaaaataacataaatacataaattattagATTGGTTAAGTGTTACATAGTGAGTATACTTCCTATTATTATTTGGCGTGTATAGGGAGCCTAACTCCTTCGTTTCCTCTGCCTTTTTTTCTATTCGAAACAGAGTACCCACCAATGTCCAATTTCTACGTTAAGGTTGTAGTCCTTGCCAGCAATGGCAGGTTGCCCGGCGGCGACGGACTTGCTGCGTTCACTATTACCGAAGTGGCAGTCACTCTCACGGTGGCGACGCTAGTAACTATCTATTTCTCACGGTTGGTTAAGAATTTCATCATCAAAACCAAGCCTCCGCCGCTGCCGCCAGGCCCGCCAGGCTTGCCGATACTCGGCCACCTCCTTTTCATCAAACCCGATTTCCTCCAGTATGTAACCAAACAATCCAAAATCCATGGCCCTATCATCAAGCTTCAGTTGGGAAGAAAAGTTTACGTCATCATAAGCTCACCATCAATCGCCAAACAAATCCTCAAAGACCACGACGCAATCTTCGCCAACCGCGATGTTCCTGCGGCGGCCGTGACCGGAACCTACGCCGGACTCGATATCCTGTGGAGACCCAATGGCCCAGGATTACACAAGCTGCGTAAGCTCGTCGTGCGAGAAATAATGAGCAAAGAAGGCCTCGATGCCTGCTACGAGTTTCGCCGACGAGAGATCCGGCATACGGTTAAGAATATCCTTGGGAAAATTGGGTTACCCATTAACCTCAGCGAACAAATATTCTTAACAATGCTGAGCGTTACAATCAGCATGCTATGGGGTGGTTCGTTGAACGGAGAAGAAGCGAAGCTTGGGCTTGAACTTAAGGATCGAGTAGAGGAATTTGTGGGGTTGTTCGGAGAACCCAACGTTTCTGATATTTTCCCGGTGCTGAAGCCATTGGATTTGCAAGGAATTGAATCCAAAACCAAGAAGCACATGTCGTGGTTTTATGGGTTTTTTGAATCGGTGATAGAGCAGCGAACGACGCTCGGAG
This genomic window from Gossypium raimondii isolate GPD5lz chromosome 10, ASM2569854v1, whole genome shotgun sequence contains:
- the LOC105778463 gene encoding labd-13Z-ene-9,15,16-triol synthase, chloroplastic, producing MSNFYVKVVVLASNGRLPGGDGLAAFTITEVAVTLTVATLVTIYFSRLVKNFIIKTKPPPLPPGPPGLPILGHLLFIKPDFLQYVTKQSKIHGPIIKLQLGRKVYVIISSPSIAKQILKDHDAIFANRDVPAAAVTGTYAGLDILWRPNGPGLHKLRKLVVREIMSKEGLDACYEFRRREIRHTVKNILGKIGLPINLSEQIFLTMLSVTISMLWGGSLNGEEAKLGLELKDRVEEFVGLFGEPNVSDIFPVLKPLDLQGIESKTKKHMSWFYGFFESVIEQRTTLGEGPKMAGSKDFLQQLLELNQRGDAKTSISIKEIKALLLDIIIGSTDTTSTTMEWAMTELLRHPNKLRRVTEELDAIIGDQTSVEESHLPRLPYLEAVLKETFRIHPPAPLLFPHMSSETTIVAGYTIPKNSNIFFNVWAIQRDAEFWEDPLRFEPERFLKDTEKRNYTGNCFHFFPFGSGRRICVGIPLAEKIMMQILATLLHCFEWELPNGRKPDVKEKLQLVLSKAEPLVVVPIARLSNLRQYE